One window of the Colletotrichum lupini chromosome 9, complete sequence genome contains the following:
- a CDS encoding copper amine oxidase — MAPPHPLDPLSSAEIEKAIAAVTKAHGDVFFNVVSLHEPRKAELTRWLASPTTTPLPARIADVVVIAKGGKVYDGLVDLASGAITKWELMQGVQPIITMEELQIVEHICRTDPKVIEQCEISGIPKSDMHKVYCDPWTIGYDERHGNTIRLQQALMYYRPDPDTCQYQYPLDFCPIYDADKQAIIAIDIPTVRRPLSKAAPVDYTPAAVKKQSGGYRTDLKPINITQPQGVSFQMQGRQISWQNWNFHIGFNYREGIVLSNITYNDKGNVRPIFYRLSLAEMVVPYGNPEHPHQRKHAFDLGEYGAGYMTNSLSLGCDCKGEIHYLDAEFPTRNGGVRTIKNAICIHEEDSGILFKHTDFRDDSVIVTRGRKLIIQQIFTAANYEYAIQWIFHQDGTIQPEIKLTGILNTYSLNPGEDTKGWGTQVYPGVNAHNHQHLFCLRVDANIDGPRNTVFVADAVASDAPVGSPENFYGNAFYAKKTKLDTTGKSKTDYDGSTSRTWEIANTDKLHPYSGKPASYKLVSREVPGLLPKEGSLVWKRAGFARHAVYVTKYRDDELWPAGRHVPQTSGEPSSGIPEWIGDGTESIEQEDIVLWHTFGVTHIPAPEDFPIMPVEPITLLLRPRNFFANNPVMDVLPSYCSTPSQVAAGKGALEAADGVSKLAFAGGAAAGESCCAPGKSKL; from the exons ATGGCACCGCCGCACCCTCTAGATCCCCTCTCTTCCGCAGAGATTGAAAAGGCCATCGCCGCCGTCACAAAGGCCCACGGCGATGTCTTCTTCAACGTCGTCTCCCTCCACGAACCCCGCAAGGCCGAATTGACAAGATGGCTCGCCTCGCCCACGACAACACCCCTCCCTGCCCGCATCGCCGACGTTGTCGTCATCGCAAAGGGCGGTAAGGTCTACGATGGCCTCGTTGACCTCGCCTCGGGCGCTATCACCAAGTGGGAGCTCATGCAAGGCGTGCAGCCCATC ATCACAATGGAAGAACTCCAAATCGTCGAACACATCTGCCGTACCGACCCCAAAGTCATCGAGCAGTGCGAAATCTCCGGCATCCCCAAATCCGACATGCACAAGGTCTACTGCGACCCCTGGACAATCGGCTACGACGAGCGCCACGGCAACACCATCCGCCTCCAGCAGGCCCTCATGTACTACCGCCCGGACCCGGACACCTGCCAGTACCAGTACCCCCTCGACTTCTGCCCCATCTACGACGCCGACAAGCAGGCCATCATCGCCATCGACATCCCCACCGTCCGCCGGCCCCTCAGCAAGGCCGCCCCCGTCGACTACACACCCGCCGCCGTGAAGAAGCAGTCCGGCGGCTACCGCACCGATCTTAAGCCCATCAACATCACCCAGCCCCAGGGCGTCTCCTTCCAGATGCAGGGCCGCCAGATCTCCTGGCAGAACTGGAACTTCCACATCGGCTTCAACTACCGCGAGGGCATCGTCCTCAGCAACATCACCTACAACGACAAGGGCAACGTCCGCCCCATCTTTTACCGCCTGTCCCTCGCGGAAATGGTCGTCCCCTACGGAAACCCAGAGCACCCTCACCAGCGCAAGCACGCTTTCGACCTGGGCGAGTACGGCGCCGGATACATGACAAACAGCCTCTCGCTCGGCTGCGACTGCAAGGGCGAGATCCACTACCTCGACGCCGAGTTCCCCACCCGCAACGGCGGCGTGCGCACCATCAAGAACGCCATCTGCATCCACGAGGAGGACAGTGGCATTCTCTTCAAGCACACTGACTTCCGCGACGACTCTGTCATTGTCACCCGCGGCCGCAAGCTCATCATCCAGCAAATCTTTACCGCCGCAAACTACGAATACGCAATCCAATGGATCTTCCAC CAAGACGGCACAATCCAGCCCGAAATCAAACTCACCGGCATCCTAAACACCTACTCCCTCAACCCGGGCGAAGACACAAAAGGCTGGGGCACCCAAGTCTACCCGGGCGTCAACGCCCACAACCACCAGCACCTCTTCTGCCTGCGCGTCGACGCCAACATCGACGGCCCCCGCAACACAGTCTTCGTCGCCGACGCCGTCGCCTCCGACGCGCCCGTCGGGTCCCCCGAGAACTTTTACGGAAACGCCTTTTACGCCAAGAAGACCAAGCTCGATACCACGGGCAAGTCAAAGACCGACTACGACGGGTCGACGAGCCGCACGTGGGAGATTGCGAATACGGATAAGCTGCATCCGTACAGCGGGAAGCCGGCGAGTTATAAGCTTGTCAGTAGGGAGGTTCCTGGGTTGTTGCCCAAGGAGGGGTCGTTGGTCTGGAAGCGCGCTGGTTTCGCGAGACACGCTGTGTACGTCACAAAGT ACCGCGACGACGAACTCTGGCCCGCGGGCCGCCACGTCCCCCAAACCTCGGGCGAGCCCTCCTCCGGCATCCCCGAATGGATCGGCGACGGCACAGAGTCCATCGAGCAAGAGGACATTGTCCTCTGGCACACCTTCGGCGTCACCCACATCCCCGCGCCCGAGGACTTCCCCATCATGCCCGTGGAACCCATCACCCTCCTCCTGCGGCCGCGCAACTTCTTCGCGAACAACCCCGTCATGGACGTCCTGCCTAGCTACTGCAGCACGCCGAGCCAGGTCGCTGCCGGCAAGGGCGCGCTGGAGGCGGCGGATGGGGTGAGCAAGCTTGCTTTTGCGGGCGGTGCGGCTGCTGGGGAGTCGTGCTGTGCGCCGGGGAAGAGTAAGCTGTGA